In Oreochromis niloticus isolate F11D_XX linkage group LG22, O_niloticus_UMD_NMBU, whole genome shotgun sequence, the sequence CTTGACAAATCTCATCcctgacacttaaaaaaaaccctgtgcATAAAAATGTCTATGAATATTCATGGCATAGTTTTCGCTAACTTACAGACCATGCCAGTGCACAGATCACCTGATTATATCACCTGATTCATTTGAGCTTGGAAGGGACGACAAATATAAGCTGCATTGAAGTGCTAATGGATATTGGATTTCCCCTGAATacctgtgtgttttggggttttttttgtaaaacaattGCCCTTAGTGTCAGGCTCAGGAGAGACTCAAAGGCAGACCGTCTCAAAAGGTTCACAATTTATTAACAATTGACACCGGGTGCGAATATATACAAGTGGGGGGGGAGGTCACGGGAAGGTGGGTCTCCAGGGACACAGGCACAGGGAAGGAACACACGGGCTATGTACAATCTCTCCCGGACGCTCAGGCTAGCTCGTACTCCGGCTAAAGCTCACCAAATGGCGATCCTCAGGCTGGCGAGAAGTCTGACACAGGAAAGGAGAATAGGTAAGCAGCGGCACGAGTGAAACTCAGAGAAAGCTTGATTAGTAATGACACTAACAAGTGTTACACAATAATCCAGCGACGAGGCGCCTCCAGCCACCTCCTTAAGTCCCGAGCCAGAGTGGAGATTGTTTGCAGGTGCGAGAGCCAGGGGCGGGAGCTCACAGAGAACTCCGCCCCGGTGGTGTGGAGAGGGAAGAGAGAAGGgacaaaagagacaaaaacactTGTAGCCAGACCGGGCTAGCCGGGGAGGCACAGGGCCATGACACTTAGAGCTCATCACTTCTCAACTAGATCACATTAAGcttttaaatttaatatttgATAAAGGGGATCATAGCAGGTCGTTAGTCTGCTCTCATAGGAGAATGGTGACATGAACATTAATGTGCCAGATACTTCAGAGGATGAGCGACAGTGATGTCTGTTCTCTCATCTAAACACTGACTGGTTTACCAGCACAAGAATGTCCACCCTGTAACAGCAgcttttttaaacatatattaACTTCCATATACTACTGTGTAGTGTATCTAATTGGTAAACGTACCTGCTCAAGTTGAAGGGGTGACGacttattgtatttatttagaaaatgaAACATTCATTCcatttgtcttgatgcatgcttaaAAAATCCAGGTCAGAAAATCCCAGggagttgattctgttcatctggacgtagcgttctcagggagaaacatttcatcactcatccaagtgacttcttcacttgactgcaggtttccccaacctttaAAGCAGCATAACAACCTTTGATCCTGGCATTTTACCATTCACAGAGtttgggaatggctgcaatcattTATCTGTGATTATGacagtttgaaaaaaataattgtgGCTTATTGTTAGGCAATTATGCAAGTTTCGGTTGTTATTAAACTTTACTATTTATAAGTTTGGGGAaatctgcagtcagctgagactgaagaagtcacttggacgagtgatgaaacgtttctccaactGAGAATgttatgtccagatgaacagaatcagctgtttgctttatttgaaaaaacaaacaaacataagaataCAGATAAAAGCCACTTATGCAGATACACATTTATAAATCATTTTATGTGTTCCTATGCATGTGGACTGGAGCACACATTTATGAGTACTGCTTTTAAACGTTTTAAATGTCtaaaagcaacttaaagaagtccaaactattttaattaaaataaaatatagaattaaaatgaaaaaaacacaaataaatatataaaattaataGGAACAAAATCTAATTGTAATGTTTCAACCAATTGTTGCCAAGTccttgttcatagggggtcatgtgattcaGTGCATCTTCAATCTGGAGAATTTGCCAATTGAGCAAGTGAAAATTCTCCAGATCCAAGATGCACTGTCTAAAGACAAGTTCCTTTATCTCACTGAAATGTTACTCTGCAGCTGATTGTGTCTTATTTCAAAACATGGTAGgtgtgttttatcatgattcatataatactgatgatGGTTTTTCTGGCTAATcgttaggctaacacacttacctctcatcttttctttcctcacaaaaccgataGATCCACCACTTCTTTGAAGTGTCTTCTGtctattttggttcctgcaactggtccatCGGGTTATtatctccccagaaacacttcccttgtgcttttggaaatctgttttttcctatttctgttttgttttttcctatttccgttgtaaCTGTATGTTTTTGATCTTAGGACATAGCCCAGGGGTGGTCAAGATCAAGATCATGTGACCTCACAAATCAAATCCAGCAAAATAAGGGCAAGTCATTTTCATAGAActatataatgaaataataaaatgacaaaattttaTTTCCAAATGAGAGTCTGTTGCTTTCATCCTTCAGATATGTTGGTATCATTTGGAAAATACCACATGCTTTGTACATTTCCAATTTCTCAATAAAACTACACACTTCAGTTCTAACAAACGGTCATCATCACATACATATCCATCAATAAAGTTAGTTTTGCTTTGTAGAAGACTTGTGATACCGCTGCATCGATACCATGACTACATACtgaagcaaaataaaatcacaaatgCATGAAATGTACACACAGGAGCTGCATACAGATGTCTGACCATGCACTAATTTACAACAAGTGCAGCAGAATGTGATCATTAACTGTGCCTAATTGATTCACTGGTGTTTTTAACATATGTATTTGAAACACTGAGGTGACAGCAGCAACTGGAGGAAAGTCATACAGAGAGCGGAGTGAAGAACTTCTTAGGACAGTCAGCTTTGTGGATTTAGTCTCTCAGACTGCTCAGAGCCATCGTCAGGAGCTGGAAGATCAAAAGCATACAGTTTACACATAATTTAGCCTTTTCAAGGGTGTAATTTGTAGTGATTATTGAATACATGGCCCTTGCTTCCCAGCTATGAAAGTGAGAGGGAGATCAGTGCTGTTCAAGTGATCAGATCATGTGCAACAAAAAAGAACAAGTCTGTACTTTGTTTTCAATTAAATAATGCATATTATATCTCTAATAAATGTTCTACATTACTTACAGGATGCAGAACATTTGGctgaaacaaactaaaataaaccaTATCtgttgtaatttgtttttaattcgtTGTTTCTTGATTATGCAAATATTTTGTGtcaatttcctttttaatttgattattttcttcTCACCTCATCATTCTACTGCCCTATAATCATTTTACTTGACATGAATTTGAACTAAACTTTAGATTtctcacattttttatttatgtaggtCAAGAATGTCACAGCTGTGACGATGGTGAAAGCTAGAACAATCACTGCAGCACCGATGAAGGTTCCCATGTCAGTGGGCTTTTCTGTTGAACAAAATATGACAAAACTTATAATACTGAACAAAAATGTGTGCAGTTACTAAAGAATaagtggagagaaaatcaaggaCCTGATAGTTGATGAGTCTGACATCTCTGAATGTCACACAAAGCCATCAAAACATCATTACTTAAGCATTAGTTACGCGTCTTGTGCACTCTAAAGTAATGATACACTATAATGCAAATGGTACTTCATTACTTTAACCCAGTATGAGATCCCAATTTGACTTATGCTATACTTGTAAAGAATTGTCTTTATTGATCAACATGAATGGCATTTAGGAATTAAATTTGACAACTAAACTGTTTAGTTAACAACTTCATAATATCAAACTGCAGTTTTCAAACCCTGCAGGATCCAGTCTTACCCCAGTTGGTCCTGATCGCTGTTTTGTCcagtttggtgatgatgtcCTCGTTCACACTAGagaactgaaacacacagtcgTACCTCTGCCAGTCTTCAGGTGTGACTGATGAAAGTTTCAAATCAACACTCAACTGGAAGGTCCCATCATTGTTGGGGAGGATCTCTCCCGGATCCACACCTTCATGGATCTTCTCTCCATCTTTCCTCCAGAACATCATACCTCTGTCAGGATAGAAACCTGTAGCGTGGCAGCtgactgcagaggagggagTCTTCTGGAGGAGAGACACAGAAGGAAGAACTGGAGAGAGACTGGCAGTTGTCACATTCttttttgaattttattttacttttaaagcaagaaatCCATATTaattttctattctattatgTTTCATCAGATTCTGTAATCCTACCTGCTGCCTGCAGAAAACTCCTGCCATACTGCAAATACTCCTTTAAAAACTCAGGGCACCGATGACCtaaaaagtttttgtttaattttaatcGATCTTTTTGAGCATCCCATCTCAGTTTGGTGAGGACAGcctgtggttttggagtgatcCATGTCAGTGTCTGCAGGTCTAGTGTTAGAAAATCTTCTCCATCATAACTGTACAGATTGAACCCATTAATCTCACCAGTCTCATCATTCCACTCACAGCCATTCATCCTCTGCATGATATGAACAcctgaaaagagagaaagtaaCAGTAACTGTGGTAAAGCAGTAAGATGTCAGCACAGCATAGTGAAACTGCACCTTTGGGACAAGTCAACATTACAAAAGTAACAAGTGAAACAAATCAGTACCTTCAGTTTGGTTGAAACGTTGCCTCAAAGTCTCAATGGTAGTCTTGAAGAAGTCATGACTGTCCAGAGATTGCAAACTATACCACTCCAGGTGCCAAGGATGATCCTCAAAGAATTTAATCCAGTCTTTCTTTAGCTCTGCTCCTCTTTCACTGTTGAAGTCACCTATCTTAACTTCATCAACAAATGCACCAGCCACAAATTCTGGGATACTCTGGactcagtagcggttttagatacgggcgacacgggcggttgcctggggcggcatcgtggcgggggcggcatcacgggcatcggcaaaaaaaaaaaaatgctcgtactcatgctgccccaaCGTCAGCCAgtgcatattgggaatggcacagacaccgatcggttttctatcacccatttgctgggagtaagggcgccctccgtttgcgaggtgcgcctgctgcttgcggcacagggaggagagggcggggtgGCGGGGGATTCACTGTCTGGCTGGaacagcatctaataaccaactcgcaaaataaaacaaaataaagacaaaacaacaacacgaaaattctatacgcgaaaagtgagcgcgagagccctcggtgtgcctgctcactgctgaagtcaaagtaaactttattgtcatctccgctacatacagtccggtatatagagagacgaggctccagttacagcagtgcaagtaaacaaacaatatatgtaagaagagtaagaaaataaatatacactttaagactcggggtaaagggatcaataacaattttaaatttacactttgatgatttaaagtctcacacacaacccgtcgaaaggggagagggggggggggctgctgcttccaaatagagcacatttccttcataatgttgtaaatccaagcccattatgtattcatgatttgaatactgggttgtgtgaaatctcagaaataaacgctagacaaagtgaatctgtgaactaagttGTAGGTccattaggttatgttgtggtgatcctcgggttgggggatttgtgttcatactagagtgcaacattaaaaccaatggaggagggacaagaaaagttcaaagccatcaggtgctcagtttagaacaAATAGAAGaagccagagggagtgttcgcccagggcgccaaacaggctaggaccgccactgtctGGACTCCAGAGGTTTCAGTGGAGAAAAACTTCAGGGAGTGTTTTACTGTAAAATTGGCAGGACAAAATCAGATGACATTTGTATTATATACTTTCTGTACCATTTAAGaaggttaaataaaaactaaaacttggTTCAGATtcatcattttaattaattaaattaacacCTTTAAATCTCAATCTTGAGAGAGAGAATGGCCATTCAACAGGGCACTGATAGTAGTGTCTGAAGATGAACAGCACAgtcaattttaaatacagtaAAGCAGATGTAACCAGATGTACCCTTGACCTTCTCCAGAAAATGAGAGATGTTGTAACCGTATCTGCTATTACAGTGATTGCCCCTTGTCTCTTCCACCCATCCTCAAGGACACAGAACAAAAGACTTCACACCTCTTGAATTTGCCCCGACTGGGTGTCACCAACTTTCTCAGAgttgtaactgtgtgtgtgcaataAAGTTAAAGCTGAATGCTCTTTCATATGTGCACCTTTTAAATGACCCAAAAGTGATATTGCTAAAACATGTAATGAACACATAAAAGAGAAGAAACATTTTCATCACATTGTGTAAGTTAAAAggataaaatagaaaataaaagatCAAGTAACCTGCTTTTAGAATAAGTTAActatttttattgtaaataagCTAACTGTGTGTATAATGTTCTGTACTGATTTAATAACACTCTGCAGTGCTTTCCTTTCAGCTACAGTCCAGTTTGTGAAAAACAAGGATGTCACAAGACAGGATACTTTGAACAAAACCGAACCGTAAAAGCATAGCCACAGCTGCTGATCTAAAATTTCTCTTCTATATGCTTAAATATCTCCCTGTGTCTTTTTGACAAGTTAGATGTTGTTAGTAGTCCATGTCAGGCGTAAAATGGTGACAGCTCATAGCAAAACTAAAAGACCAAGTCTCTTACAATGCAATTTGCTGTAAGTCAAGAgaaatatttttgaataaaaacttaaatacactttaaataaaatatcttaCCTGGAGATGCAGCATGAGAACAGAGGAGTAATATGAGCACAcacttcatcttttttttcccattttcacattcattaaaacaagaaaaacaacagacaaaaaacaactgcAAGTGGTTGCGTGACTTGTTCAAGTTCTGTTTTCTGTTAGGCTGGGGCGAAGTTGTCTGAGTCAGaagaaattaaacattaaaccgACTGTGTGCCTCCAACAGTCTCTCTGTTTTTACCATGGCATGCACACTGGATTCCACCTGAAAGCATAACAAACAAGACAGGACACAAACTCTGGTTTCAGATACTTTAgagagatttattttttttttataaatactaCTTCTGCTGCTTCAATTGAGTTGCAAAAGTCAGCTTGgttaataagaaaaagaaataaaactgcaaaaatataaaacattattatttaGTAAAACTACATCCCCTATCTACTGCAGGTTTCAGGCAACTGAGTTACAAGTACTTatgcaaataaataatttaatatgttttatttcttataaTTATAGCATCAAACTCGAAACCTGCACTGAAATTAGACTGTTTAAATGGCGCTACTTTAGATGAACAACTTAATGATAGAATTATGAGGACACACATTTGcgttttgggggatttttgtgCAAGTGGTTGCTATTAGTCTAAAATGAAGGCAGGCAGGTTACACAAGTCCAATATCTTTTAATGCCAATGTGAATTTAAAGGATGCAAACTGCATGCATAAAATTTTTTGTGTCATTAAATGTGTAATTCAAAGTCAGATTGATATTATGATTGTCACAAATGGTGTAGTTTTACCTAAATTATGATTCTTCCCTAAATGAACTGATTGTATTTTACTCTACCTGAGCAGTCAAAGCGTTTTATACAACATGCTTCATTCACCCCTTCACACGTTCGATTTCTTTTTATGCAACATTCATATACACTATTCATATGCACTATGCTCTTCACTCAACAGTACCAATGCCACATCAGCTCCACTAAGGTGCTattgaaggctcttagggttcTGATGATCTTGTACAGTTCCAAGCATTCCAGGATCAATGTGTGAGCCactggctgtatcccaattcagggtctgcagccttaaaggccgcattttaaggccgattaggTCACAGcggcgcgccgaaggctgtcccaattcaaaggctgctcgaaatgcggccttcatttccctgaattttaaggctgtggtgatgtagacttcgtggcccaacatatcccacaattcatagcgcggcagtcactgtggataattttgccgcagaagcggagcggccgaagagtaaactgttaaaagtaagtactgaatattatgtcacttatttatgtgcaaatgtttaataatgaagaacattaaaacattactgttggtcacatgtcggcaaagttatgtgacattagcgatgtttgtactttcagcgtttactttgttttaaagcctttaaaatataataatacaatagctgaccttaatcttacagagaatgtgataattttatggataattaaagtcagtcatatatccacaaacacaacaagctgaaagtcagtgatgctgctcggtttgcagtcctgaatatgacggcacaagcaggatttaCTGCACTCTTAATGTTAGCtgtgttatattgctgcctctgttcggtggtgtcgagccaaacggactttaacgtgtgtttgaacgagctgacggttcactcgttaagctgaaagaaagatgctttaatcacaggagtcacacatgtgtccactgtaccatctgcgaactcttcttgtttagcactcgtaataacacaaacactaaatcctccttctcctgtgctgttttgtagcagtgtatacacctgagactgtcacctgtctgtctgtcctgcactctctctctgtttctttctctctgattgtggaataaaagtatgaacatgtgtttataagttacacttgtgtttgaatcctgcagcttgtcacacatttgatttccatgtgtgacaactgcaagtgtccagagtgaggacagactgagggacccactgctgcacatcatctgtgaggctttgcacccctgatgatccaccaggacaaactcagcagtgtgtgaggaagaggaggaggaagagccagcagcagctgacagatggagagaatagacagactgttccctgtttgtgaaggactgctaggaaagtttaacataactaattgtctgtcctgaatcagtcttattaggtaatgttcaaataattttatcatcccagtgttttcagtgtgggagaaagtactcagggccttcaagttacacactatgaaaggcagcaacaagtttaatattcagaaacctaaagtatgtatcagcagcagaatggagctaagaataaatgtttgtttcagttctatgaagctttgagtattttggattagtagtcctgctgtgtttgttgcatcatattgctgtaattgtttatatgctttatatattctgaggtaagttgatctttagtgttacatcatattctataaggatgttatgtgtttgtatactttctgcccagtttgacccatttagcagaagtcagcctgtttaaggctctgatatctattctgtatgacttaaagcagttatgacatggtctgattttctcacccaataaaggaatatttaatatatcagtctactcttcattctatcagacacagttatcacagctcgtacattttctttttacacatatatgtaagcattgagtgaaatttagtaatgccaacatattaaacggacaatatttgtctcttatatatgatacatctacatatacactgtcaaagatacttgtctttgagtgaagatttaaggttataggacatataaataactgcaacttgaatctttactgaagctcagtgttagacacagagttcactcacatgaatttcactcacatgtgctgtaccagtgtacctgcacgtgtgatgtgacaatagaagtgatttgatttgagagttcaaactcactgctgtaatgatgattaatataatataataactataatattggccatgtCATATTTagactgactttagtctcatgaacaacattagctaattgttatttactagctaatcttaaatgactgttcagtacagatatgaaggccaacaatcgtgttttacagtcctgtggtctcagcctcagatacttattaaatcacacaaagctcgtgtagaaacaaacacatgaacaaaatatgttctccttcatttctgtcaaacaaagctgtatgaaacgtttccagcgattggtgttatggttgctaggcaacctgggcagcgcgatggaggctagaccgtcccatttcacaagcctcgcacttccagccttagcggtctttgagtacacggcccttgaggatcgttgaggctgcgtactttaaggctgcagaccctgaattgggatacagccactGTCATAGGCTTTCTTGTAGTCAGCTTAGGCAGTctacaggttggtcagtctagTCTACAGTCTCGAGTGACTGCTCTACCTAGCAGGAACTGGTGTTCTACTCCGCTGGTGTTACTGGTTATTCCTGTTTtggccccactcatgtattgagctGTGTGTCTATTCACCAAATACACTTTATTTACAGCATAAAAATACCCTGATCGGGGAAGagaatgattaaaaacaaaacctaaagtcCCAAGGGTCCCAATCGGGCTCCGCCACACTTGGTTGTTAAGGGTCTGCTGAGTCCACCAGTGGGAGCCAGGCCAACAAAGTCCTTCGTGGTCTCCTCGCCACACCACTCCAGCTTCCACTAAGCACAggagagcagcagcagtcaCCCTTCTTAATTTACCGAGGCGTCTTTAAGAATTTTAACCACTTGGGAGTTACCACGCGAGGGCAGAGCTCCAAACTCTGCCTGCTGCTGCTCCGTGTCTTAAGTGTTTAACTGGAGTCTCGCTACCACTGTGGAAGAAGTCTGCCGTCAACTGAACGAGAGccgtctctctcttttcctgtgGCCGTGCCATGCCGGTAATTGCTGCTCTACAGCTCTCACTGCTGTGGCTGCGCCTGCCACCACGCTACTCCGTGGCTCTCTCCTCCTTCCCTGCGTCCAGCTGCGATTCCTTTTTCTGACCTGCCAAACTCTCTTATTGGCCTCTGACTACCAACAAGGGAGGCCTGATTAATTGGTGTTCTCTGTGCCCTCCATGTGTATCTAATTAGTTAGGGAAAGCAGGGGGGGTGAGTCTCTCTGGAAAATTCCcaataaatacagtaaaaacatgcaaaaaaaaaagggaaaatgctCTCAACATCAAACACAATAAAGCATGCAACAACTAGGCAAGAAAAATCCTTATTCCCCAGATGACATGTGCAACTCAGTGACTCAACTACCTGCTTACGTTCCAATTACTCCTTCCTCCATGGACTCATAGACCCTTGGACTTTTTCGCCCCTTGATTACAAGTAAGCATCCTGGCTAATTCTCACTCTCTGGACACTGGACAATCTCTCAACATCATTCCCTCAAAAGATCATCCAGGACTGCACCTCCTCTGTGGCCCTAACAGTTTCCACTTGCCCCATTTTGCTTCCTCCTCACATCATATAACCCTCTGTGTAAGTAAAAATCAAAGGTAAATTTCTCTATGGTCCTCATTTGGGTTTTGCTCGTTGAGTACATTGTTACTACTAGTTTTGCTGGTTTGTGAGATATGAAGTTGGAAATGGAAATAATACATGAAAATAATATTGTAATCAAGAAAGAGGTCAATTTTGACAAAAAAGTCTTTTATCCgcctctccgtgaatcgctaccttatcttGGTGGAGGGgctttgtgtgtcccagggatcccaggggctatgttgccTGGGGGtgtttgccccctggtagggtctcccatggcaaattggtcctgggtgagggaccagacaaagagcgccctggagccaggcctggGGAGGGTGCTCGAGGGTGAGCATCTGGTGGTTGGTCCATAAGGCCCGGTCGGGCACAGTCCGAAAAGGGGACATGGGCCAATCCTCCTGCAGGCCAATCATCTGCAGAAGGCATTGTAGGGGTTGGGTGCGTTGTGTgacgggcggcggccaggattggaggccctggcggactgagcCCTGgctaccaagactggcaattgGGACATGGTGGGGatggagcctgagttagtgtgtgaggttgagaggtacaagctagatatagtcgggctcacctctaagcatggcttgggctctacaaccagtctcctggagaggggctggactctgtctcagacATGTCAATTTTGGACTAATTGTGCATGCAAATTCATTTTTAACATCCCTCATCAAATCATCTAGAAAAGTCTGAGACTCATAAGATATCATGGAGATACAAACAGAATGTATTCAGCTGTTTGACTACTTGTCATATTTCTGAGTACaagtgagatttttttaaagttagcaTAGTTTACGGAGAATAATCTTCTCAAGTAAATTAAATTTTTTGGTGCAGACCTAGTTAATGATGACATCCTGCCAGTGAACACAGCCTGAAGTGTGGCAAATACTGTTTCAATTTGACTGCAGTAATTCATTAACAACCTAGTTAATAATGAACTCATTACTCATTACTTAGTTACAGTAGACATGGGGTCAATGAGGGGCGACCATGGTTCAGGGGTTGCAAAGCTCATCTAGTAAcaggaaggttgccggttcgattcccagctctgtctgtcttggtcgttgtgccCTTGGGCAAAATAAAACTTACCTCACTTGATTTTGTGCTTAATTTATTCAGCACAATGTTTCCAGTGATTAGGATCACAGAGGAACACGATGGAATTTGGTGCTTTTGTCAAAATGTTCAGTGTCTACATTGTAACTGCAGTTGTTTTAGTTAAATTGTATGTTTTCTATTCCCCTGCTTCTCtatgatttttctgtttcttttgctTCTTTTGTTTGTATCCTGTTCCATATCTCTTCAACAACCTGGCAGATCACGATGAGAAAACATGTTGTGATTGTCTAAACCTATGAAGAATTTTAAGTAACTTCTGAATGTCAAATGTAGAAGTATAATAAATAATGTGGCTTCCACCACAGAGGTgtagaaatacatttttaattctgtatattttgcaaATCTACAAAACTTCATTTTTTTGACTTAGCAGTGCAGAAATTGTTATGTCGAGTTATTTGTTCCATCACAATCAGATGAagagctgctgttgtttttggcTTACATAAGTGACAGACTGACATGCGAACGCTACCAAATACATCGCCTTGTTGTCAGAGGTAACAAATTAGCAACAATAAGTAAAGTAttgaaaaaaaagcagatgtgaattatataacaaaaatagttttattAAATATACATGTGGACATGATATTTGTGTTTTGACACTAAGGCAATTTCACTGGCTGGTTTATAACTGGAGACCATTTTGGGGTAAATTCAGCAGATTTGGCTCTACAATGTAATTGAAGATTTTTCGACTGCTTAAGAGTTAAGCTGGTTTTTGATTTCCAAGAATAAGAGTTTGACCTCTGAGTTCTCCCC encodes:
- the LOC100703118 gene encoding major histocompatibility complex class I-related gene protein, which codes for MMFWRKDGEKIHEGVDPGEILPNNDGTFQLSVDLKLSSVTPEDWQRYDCVFQFSSVNEDIITKLDKTAIRTNWEKPTDMGTFIGAAVIVLAFTIVTAVTFLTYINKKSPDDGSEQSERLNPQS